From Oreochromis niloticus isolate F11D_XX linkage group LG1, O_niloticus_UMD_NMBU, whole genome shotgun sequence, a single genomic window includes:
- the cklf gene encoding proteolipid protein 2, whose amino-acid sequence MTTKQTAMDVDTAFLKSRRGIVKVTEMVTLFVAFVCFTVASTPKYIAATVLEFFITSLLLVLYLLKLNKRLTFFFWPLVDVFNSVFATVYFITLSLMAMTSYINTGMLIGGIACFLLAVLLCLESYILFSIITFNRPRTETQNT is encoded by the exons ATGACAACAAAACAGACAGCCATGGACGTGGACACTGCTTTTCTCAAATCCAGGAGGGGGATTGTGAAGGTGACAGAGATG GTGACTCTGTTTGtggcttttgtgtgtttcactGTAGCCTCGACACCCAAGTACATCGCAGCCACAGTGTTAGAGTTTTTCATCACCTCGCTTCTGCTGGTGCTCTACCTGCTCAAACTCAACAAGAGGCTGACGTTCTTCTTTTGGCCTCTAGTT GATGTATTCAATTCAGTCTTTGCAACCGTTTACTTCATCACCTTGAGCTTGATGGCTATGACTTCCTACATTAATACAGGCATGCTGATCGGAGGG ATCGCGTGTTTCCTCTTAGCTGTGCTGCTGTGCCTTGAGAGCTACATTCTCTTCAGTATCATCACATTCAACAGGCCGAGGACTGAAACGCAGAATACATAA